The Xanthomonas indica genome has a segment encoding these proteins:
- a CDS encoding HAD family hydrolase, with product MHAAIPPSAEALRQVRHWVFDMDGTLTRAVHDFALIRRELQIPPQADILQHLAALPEAQRASKHAWLLEHERVLAQEATAANGAPALLRTLHAADCRLAVLTRNARELAQLTLEEIEVDDLFEEVTILGRDEAPPKPHPGGLLQLAEHWGVPPQALAMVGDHAYDLQCGRHAGATTVLLHPDNPWPALADLHFADCAALLAWWQDHAGPQPH from the coding sequence ATGCACGCTGCGATACCGCCATCGGCCGAGGCCCTGCGCCAGGTGCGCCACTGGGTGTTCGACATGGACGGCACCCTGACCCGCGCCGTGCACGATTTCGCGCTGATCCGCCGCGAACTGCAGATCCCGCCGCAGGCCGACATCCTGCAGCACCTGGCGGCGCTGCCGGAGGCGCAGCGCGCCAGCAAGCACGCCTGGCTGCTGGAGCACGAACGCGTGCTGGCCCAGGAGGCCACCGCGGCCAACGGCGCGCCGGCGCTGCTGCGCACCCTGCACGCCGCCGATTGCCGGCTGGCGGTGCTCACCCGCAATGCGCGCGAGCTGGCGCAGTTGACCCTGGAAGAGATCGAGGTCGACGACCTGTTCGAGGAGGTGACCATCCTCGGCCGCGACGAAGCCCCGCCCAAGCCGCATCCCGGCGGCCTGCTGCAGCTGGCCGAACACTGGGGCGTGCCGCCGCAGGCGCTGGCGATGGTCGGCGACCACGCCTACGACTTGCAGTGCGGGCGCCATGCCGGCGCCACCACCGTGCTGCTGCATCCGGACAATCCCTGGCCGGCGCTGGCCGACCTGCACTTCGCCGATTGCGCCGCGCTGCTGGCGTGGTGGCAGGACCACGCCGGGCCGCAGCCGCACTGA
- a CDS encoding alpha/beta fold hydrolase — MLVLTMAWLLLAGVLLVLRDPFLLVRLECLRQRRGSGLQRRQAQVAGHTWTYLVRAAADPAAPTLLLVHGFTGSKENWLPLARALGTRYHLVIPDLPGWAESQRIAGQDYGFVAQAERVAAFAAQCARRAGSDCVLLGHSMGGGIAALAAARHPAVFDRVGLFNAAGVRFADNAFGQAVLDGHNPFAVHDAASLQRYIDTVFLLDRAKPRIPRWAVPAVVAWRRREAAFEQQVLARIGRGEEAFLPFEEAAHIRQPALLLNCVQDAVIDASALALYAQRLPQAIQVLLDGSGHMSIVEKPAEVAQAIDTLIQRGTPR; from the coding sequence GTGCTGGTGCTGACCATGGCCTGGCTGCTGCTGGCCGGGGTGCTGCTGGTGCTGCGCGATCCGTTCCTGCTGGTGCGTTTGGAGTGCCTGCGCCAGCGGCGCGGCAGCGGACTGCAGCGCCGCCAGGCGCAGGTCGCCGGGCATACCTGGACCTATCTGGTGCGCGCCGCGGCCGATCCCGCCGCGCCGACCCTGCTGCTGGTGCACGGCTTCACCGGCAGCAAGGAGAACTGGCTGCCGCTGGCGCGCGCGCTGGGCACGCGCTATCACCTGGTGATCCCGGACCTGCCTGGCTGGGCCGAGAGTCAGCGCATCGCCGGGCAGGACTACGGCTTCGTCGCGCAGGCCGAGCGCGTGGCCGCCTTCGCCGCACAATGCGCGCGCCGTGCGGGCAGCGACTGCGTGCTGCTCGGGCATTCGATGGGCGGCGGCATCGCCGCGCTGGCCGCGGCGCGCCATCCGGCGGTATTCGACCGGGTCGGCCTGTTCAACGCCGCCGGCGTACGCTTCGCCGACAACGCCTTCGGCCAGGCGGTGCTGGATGGGCACAATCCGTTCGCGGTGCACGATGCCGCATCGTTGCAGCGCTACATCGACACCGTGTTCCTGCTCGACCGCGCCAAGCCGCGCATCCCGCGCTGGGCGGTGCCGGCGGTGGTGGCCTGGCGCCGCCGCGAGGCCGCGTTCGAACAGCAGGTGCTGGCGCGCATCGGCCGCGGCGAGGAGGCGTTCCTGCCGTTCGAGGAGGCTGCGCACATCCGCCAGCCGGCGCTGCTGCTCAATTGCGTGCAGGACGCGGTGATCGACGCCAGCGCGCTGGCGCTGTACGCGCAACGCCTGCCGCAGGCGATCCAGGTGCTGCTGGACGGCAGCGGCCACATGTCCATCGTCGAGAAGCCCGCCGAGGTCGCGCAGGCCATCGACACCCTGATCCAACGAGGAACCCCACGATGA
- a CDS encoding cupin domain-containing protein, whose translation MSDARVLSGSLLAALPDARGGEVFTELLRRSGCRVERIVSHGQTTPPDAPYQQAHDEWVVLLRGSARVALCEREVTLAPGDHLFIPADTPHWVTFTDPEQPTVWLALHLGEADVVV comes from the coding sequence ATGAGCGACGCCCGCGTCCTGTCCGGTTCCCTGCTGGCCGCGTTGCCCGATGCGCGTGGCGGCGAAGTCTTCACCGAGTTGCTCCGGCGCTCCGGTTGCCGTGTGGAGCGCATCGTCTCGCACGGGCAGACCACGCCGCCGGACGCGCCCTACCAGCAGGCACACGACGAATGGGTAGTGCTGCTGCGCGGTAGCGCGCGGGTGGCGCTATGCGAGCGCGAGGTGACGCTGGCGCCGGGCGACCATCTGTTCATCCCGGCCGACACGCCGCATTGGGTTACCTTCACCGATCCCGAGCAGCCGACCGTGTGGCTGGCCCTCCATCTCGGCGAAGCCGACGTGGTGGTGTGA
- a CDS encoding M1 family metallopeptidase has protein sequence MRSPFLLLSLAAMVASGCSREAPAPDAAASAAKPAPAAAKPADRSHDETSYAEPSKVVIKDLALDLKLDFDSKQIGGTATYTLDWKDKSAKQLVLDTRDLTIEKVQADDGKGQMTPLQYALAPADKIYGSKLTIEAPTQPQKISIAYHTAPTASGLQWLEPSMTEGKQLPFMFSQSQAIHARSWVPLQDTPSVRFTYSAHVVSRPDVMVLMSADNDPKAVRNGDYRFKMPQPIPSYLLAIAAGDLVFKPISARSGVWAEPAMVDKAAKEFEDTEKMIVAAETLYGPYRWGRYDMLVLPPSFPFGGMENPRLTFATPTVIVGDKSLVSLIAHELAHSWSGNLVTNASWKDIWLNEGFTTYVQARITEALYGPEAAEMEREIDQTDLLAELKGMSPADQALALPALTERDPDEALSQVAYVKGAWFLQFLEQRFGRDTFDPFLRGWFDDHAFQSANTDQFVAYLKTHLLAKKPNAVTAQELHAWLDEPGIPAFAQKARSRNFAMVDTARIAWTGSGTLPGKQVTDAWSTQEWTRFLSGLGEKLTPAQLKQLDDAYHFTGTANGEIAMRWYPLAIRSGYVDARPAAGEFIARVGRRKLILPIYAELVKTPDGLAFAEDVFAKAKPGYHPITTVSVQEMLDKAKAGNAAH, from the coding sequence ATGCGTTCCCCGTTCCTGTTGTTGTCCCTGGCCGCGATGGTCGCGTCCGGGTGTTCCCGTGAAGCGCCTGCGCCCGATGCAGCCGCATCTGCCGCCAAGCCGGCGCCCGCCGCGGCCAAGCCGGCCGACCGCAGCCACGACGAGACGTCCTACGCCGAGCCGTCCAAGGTCGTGATCAAGGACCTGGCGCTGGATCTGAAGCTGGATTTCGACAGCAAGCAGATCGGCGGCACCGCCACCTACACGCTGGACTGGAAGGACAAGAGCGCCAAGCAACTGGTGCTGGACACCCGCGACCTGACCATCGAGAAGGTGCAGGCCGACGACGGCAAGGGCCAGATGACGCCGCTGCAGTACGCGCTCGCGCCGGCCGACAAGATCTACGGCAGCAAGCTGACCATCGAGGCGCCGACCCAGCCGCAGAAGATCAGCATCGCCTACCACACCGCGCCGACCGCCTCGGGCCTGCAGTGGCTGGAGCCGTCGATGACCGAGGGCAAGCAGCTGCCCTTCATGTTCAGCCAGTCGCAGGCCATCCACGCGCGTTCGTGGGTGCCGCTGCAGGACACGCCGAGCGTGCGTTTCACCTACAGCGCGCACGTGGTCTCGCGTCCGGACGTGATGGTGCTGATGAGCGCCGACAACGATCCCAAGGCGGTGCGCAACGGCGACTACCGCTTCAAGATGCCGCAGCCGATCCCGTCCTACCTATTGGCGATCGCCGCCGGCGACCTGGTGTTCAAGCCGATCTCGGCGCGCTCGGGCGTGTGGGCCGAGCCGGCGATGGTCGACAAGGCGGCCAAGGAGTTCGAGGACACCGAGAAGATGATCGTGGCCGCCGAGACGCTGTACGGTCCGTACCGTTGGGGCCGCTACGACATGCTGGTGCTGCCGCCGTCGTTCCCGTTCGGCGGCATGGAGAATCCGCGCCTGACCTTCGCCACGCCGACGGTGATCGTCGGCGACAAGTCGCTGGTGTCGCTGATCGCGCACGAGCTGGCGCATAGCTGGTCCGGCAACCTGGTGACCAACGCCAGTTGGAAGGACATCTGGCTCAACGAAGGCTTCACCACCTACGTGCAGGCGCGCATCACCGAGGCGCTGTATGGCCCGGAAGCGGCGGAGATGGAGCGCGAGATCGACCAGACCGACCTGCTGGCCGAGCTGAAGGGCATGAGCCCGGCCGACCAGGCGCTGGCGCTGCCGGCGCTGACCGAGCGCGATCCGGACGAGGCCTTGAGCCAGGTCGCCTACGTCAAGGGCGCGTGGTTCCTGCAGTTCCTGGAGCAGCGCTTCGGCCGCGACACCTTCGATCCGTTCCTGCGCGGCTGGTTCGACGACCACGCCTTCCAGAGCGCCAACACCGACCAGTTCGTCGCGTACCTGAAGACCCACCTGCTGGCCAAGAAGCCGAATGCGGTGACCGCGCAGGAACTGCATGCGTGGCTGGACGAACCGGGCATCCCGGCGTTCGCGCAGAAGGCGCGCTCGCGCAACTTCGCCATGGTCGACACCGCGCGCATCGCCTGGACCGGCAGCGGCACGCTGCCCGGCAAGCAGGTGACCGATGCGTGGAGCACCCAGGAGTGGACGCGCTTCCTCAGCGGCCTGGGCGAGAAGCTGACCCCGGCGCAGCTCAAGCAGCTCGACGACGCCTATCACTTCACCGGCACCGCCAACGGCGAGATCGCCATGCGCTGGTATCCGCTGGCGATCCGCAGCGGCTATGTGGACGCGCGCCCGGCCGCCGGCGAGTTCATCGCCCGCGTCGGCCGCCGCAAGCTGATCCTGCCGATCTACGCCGAACTGGTGAAGACCCCGGACGGGCTGGCCTTCGCCGAGGACGTGTTCGCCAAGGCCAAGCCCGGCTACCACCCGATCACCACGGTGTCGGTGCAGGAGATGCTGGACAAGGCCAAGGCGGGCAACGCCGCGCACTGA